GGCGCTACTCGTGGCCATTACCATATAAAAATCTCGGGTACTGGCCGCTGCATCGACTTCACCTGGGGCTATAATTCCTGGAAGTGCCAGTACGGCGAGAATGTTGAATAAGTTTGAACCGACAATATTACCTATAGCCAGATCGTGTTCTTTTTTCAGTACGCCAGCCACACAAGCCGCAAGTTCAGGCAAACTCGTGCCTATGGCTATTATGGTCAATCCTATGACCAAATCCGATAGATGATAGGCTTTGGCGATACCGACCGCGCCCTGAACCATCCAGTCGGCAGACAGGGGTAATAAAATAATGCCGGCGATTAGCCAGAAAACTGCCTTGTGAGTCGGGACTCCCTTAGGAATTTCTTTATCGGCCTCATCTTCTAGTGTGTCAACTTGCTTGCTGGTTAAGCCATGCCAGATAAGGTACCCCATAAGAATGAAGAAGAGTCCCATCAAGGTAACGCCTTCCGTGCGTGTCAGCATGCCATCATGAAGGAAATATCCCGCGATAGCTGTGGCAGCCAACATCAAGGGTATTTCCCGTAACAGGGTCTGGGAGCGAACAGAAATCGCTCCTAACAGAGCCGTGATACCTAATATCAAGGTGATATTAGCGATATTTGAACCTAATACGTTACCTATGGCTGTATCTGTCATGCCTTCCATGGATGCCGTGACCGCGACGAACATTTCAGGAGCTGAGCTGCCCATTGCCACTATGGTCAAGCCGATTAACATAGGTGGGAGTCCGAGGTTGCGGGCAAAGGCTGACGCACCATAGACAAATTTGTCGGCGCTCCACACCAAAACGCTCAATCCCGCAATAAGCATGAAAATATTAAATAACATTTAATTCAATTCTAAAATGACTCTATGGGCATTTTCGCTGGATTTGAATGAAAATGAAAGTATTGAGACAAGATAAGTGTCGATTCAGTTGTGCCTATAAGCGCAATTACGTACAATTTGCTGCTCAGTTTCTGTCAGACTTGTCTGTCTTCCCTTGGTGCTTGTACTTAATGGATGCGGTATGAACATAGAAGTGTCACCCAAACCTAAGTCATTGGTGGAGATCCGCAACTTAAAATTTAGTCGCGGTGACCACGTCATTTTTGATGATATTAGCCTATCTATTCCCAAGGGGAAGATCACCGCGATCATGGGCCCGAGTGGAATAGGTAAGACGACCTTGCTCAAGCTGATTGGCGGACAGCTCACTCCCGATTCAGGTTCGGTATTCTTCG
This portion of the Shewanella violacea DSS12 genome encodes:
- a CDS encoding calcium/sodium antiporter: MLFNIFMLIAGLSVLVWSADKFVYGASAFARNLGLPPMLIGLTIVAMGSSAPEMFVAVTASMEGMTDTAIGNVLGSNIANITLILGITALLGAISVRSQTLLREIPLMLAATAIAGYFLHDGMLTRTEGVTLMGLFFILMGYLIWHGLTSKQVDTLEDEADKEIPKGVPTHKAVFWLIAGIILLPLSADWMVQGAVGIAKAYHLSDLVIGLTIIAIGTSLPELAACVAGVLKKEHDLAIGNIVGSNLFNILAVLALPGIIAPGEVDAAASTRDFYMVMATSSALVILILLSGRARALKPWHGGVLLLTFISYQLVLFLA